In the genome of Populus nigra chromosome 9, ddPopNigr1.1, whole genome shotgun sequence, one region contains:
- the LOC133703981 gene encoding homeobox-leucine zipper protein MERISTEM L1-like — MFDSHHMLDMTPKSSENDLSKLKDDDYETKSGTETMEAPSGDDQDPSGQRPKKKRYHRHTQRQIQEMEAFFQECPHPDDKQRKELSRELGLEPLQVKFWFQNKRTQMKAQHERSENSILKAENEKLRMENNRYKDALSSASCPNCGGPAALGEMSFDEQHLRIENARLREEIDRISGIAAKYVGKPLSSLSNLSHHLPSRSLDLGVSNYGAHSGFVGEMFGATALLGAVTGPTEADKPMIVEVAVAAMEELMRMAQAGEPLWIQGENNTEVLNEEEYLRTFTRGIGPRPLGMRSEASRESAVVIMSHVNLVEILMDANQWSTIFCGIVSRAMTLEVLSTGVAGNYNGALQVMTAEFQVPSPLVPTRENYFVRYCKQHTDGTWAVVDVSLDSLCPSLMSKCRRRSSGCLIQELPNGYSKVVWVEHTEVDDRSVHNIYRPLVNSGLAFGAKRWVGTLDRQCERLASSMAINIPTGDLCVITTPEGRKSILKLAERMVMSFCTGVGASTAHTWTTLSATGSDDVRVMTRKSMDDPGRPPGIVLSAATSFWIPVPSKKVFDFLKDENHRSEWDILSNGGQVQEMAHIANGRDPGNCVSLLRVNSTNSSQSNMLILQESCTDSTGSYVIYAPVDISAMNIVLSGGDPDYVALLPSGFAILPDGPGYGPAGILDVGSGGSLLTVAFQILVDSVPSVKLSLGSVATVNSLIKCTVERIKAAVMCDNP, encoded by the exons ATGTTCGATAGCCACCATATGCTTGATATGACTCCCAAAAGCTCTGAAAATGACTTGAGCAAGCTCAAAGATGATGACTATGAGACCAAATCCGGCACCGAAACTATGGAAGCTCCCTCCGGTGATGATCAGGATCCCAGCGGCCAACGCCCCAAAAAGAAGCGTTATCATCGCCATACGCAGCGTCAAATCCAAGAAATGGAAGC TTTCTTCCAGGAATGCCCTCATCCGGACGACAAGCAGCGGAAGGAGCTCAGCCGCGAGCTAGGGCTGGAACCATTGCAAGTAAAATTTTGGTTCCAAAACAAGCGTACTCAAATGAAG GCGCAACATGAACGCAGTGAGAATTCAATTCTCAAGGCTGAGAATGAAAAGCTTCGTATGGAGAACAATAGGTACAAGGATGCCCTAAGCAGTGCCTCATGCCCTAACTGTGGTGGTCCAGCTGCTCTTGGTGAGATGTCTTTTGATGAGCAGCATTTGAGGATTGAGAATGCTCGTCTTAGAGAAGAg ATTGACAGGATATCTGGAATTGCCGCCAAGTATGTTGGCAAGCCTTTGTCTTCTCTTTCCAACCTTTCTCATCATTTACCATCCCGATCTCTTGATCTCGGAGTTAGCAATTATGGGGCACATTCGGGCTTCGTAGGGGAGATGTTTGGAGCTACTGCTCTCCTTGGAGCAGTTACTGGACCTACTGAGGCAGACAAACCAATGATAGTTGAAGTCGCGGTTGCGGCAATGGAGGAACTAATGAGAATGGCTCAGGCTGGAGAACCCTTGTGGATTCAAGGAGAGAACAATACCGAGGTTCTCAATGAAGAGGAATATTTGAGAACTTTCACTAGGGGAATTGGACCAAGACCTTTAGGAATGAGATCTGAAGCTTCAAGGGAATCCGCAGTTGTTATCATGAGTCATGTTAATCTTGTTGAAATTCTCATGGATGCG AATCAATGGTCAACTATTTTCTGTGGTATTGTATCAAGAGCAATGACCCTGGAAGTCCTATCAACAGGAGTGGCAGGGAACTATAATGGAGCATTGCAAGTG ATGACAGCTGAGTTCCAGGTCCCTTCCCCACTTGTTCCTACTAGAGAAAATTACTTTGTGAGGTACTGTAAACAGCATACCGATGGGACTTGGGCAGTGGTAGACGTTTCTTTGGACAGTTTATGCCCTAGTCTGATGTCTAAATGTAGAAGAAGGTCATCAGGTTGCTTGATCCAAGAATTGCCAAATGGTTATTCCAAG GTCGTTTGGGTTGAGCACACTGAAGTGGACGACAGGTCTGTTCACAATATATACAGACCCCTGGTTAATTCTGGTCTTGCTTTTGGAGCAAAGCGTTGGGTGGGAACATTAGATCGACAATGCGAACGTCTTGCAAGTTCAATGGCCATTAACATTCCAACTGGAGATCTATGTG TGATAACAACCCCTGAAGGGAGGAAAAGTATTCTGAAGCTGGCTGAGAGAATGGTGATGAGCTTTTGCACTGGAGTTGGTGCTTCTACTGCACATACTTGGACAACATTGTCTGCAACGGGTTCTGATGATGTGAGAGTAATGACTCGAAAGAGTATGGATGATCCAGGCAGGCCTCCAGGTATTGTGCTCAGCGCAGCGACTTCCTTCTGGATTCCTGTTCCATCCAAGAAGGTGTTTGATTTCCTTAAGGATGAGAACCATCGAAGTGAG TGGGATATCCTTTCAAATGGTGGCCAGGTTCAAGAAATGGCTCATATTGCTAATGGACGTGATCCCGGAAACTGTGTCTCATTGCTCCGTGTCAAT aGTACAAATTCAAGCCAGAGCAACATGCTGATCTTACAAGAGAGCTGCACTGATTCTACAGGCTCATATGTGATTTATGCACCAGTGGACATTTCGGCCATGAATATAGTCCTAAGTGGTGGAGACCCAGATTATGTTGCTCTGCTTCCATCAGGTTTTGCTATTCTCCCTGATGGACCAGGATATGGCCCTGCAGGAATTCTTGATGTCGGGTCTGGAGGCTCTCTGTTGACTGTTGCATTTCAGATACTAGTGGATTCAGTCCCATCAGTGAAACTTTCGCTTGGATCAGTAGCAACTGTAAACAGTCTAATTAAGTGCACAGTTGAAAGGATTAAGGCTGCAGTAATGTGTGACAATCCTTGA
- the LOC133703615 gene encoding uncharacterized protein LOC133703615: protein MGSSKRFCCGLKICVLVTFVLLVIISVVLVTLYFTVFKPKEPKINPQPVILESIRWIIFPLQMLNITLGMVITVENRNYGSFKYQESTAYVSYRGDVVAEAPIEADTIPARGKHNISTTVTMFADKLLSDDNFKRELLQGSILNFTSATTLHGKVILFKLIKAKATSSSTCDISIFVQEQQAESICKSKVSL from the coding sequence ATGGGAAGCAGTAAAAGGTTCTGCTGTGGTCTAAAAATCTGTGTTCTAGTTACCTTTGTGCTCTTAGTCATTATATCCGTGGTTTTAGTTACCTTGTATTTTACAGTTTTCAAGCCTAAAGAACCAAAGATTAATCCTCAGCCTGTTATCCTTGAGAGTATTCGCTGGATAATCTTTCCATTACAGATGTTAAATATTACATTAGGCATGGTAATCACAGTCGAAAATCGAAACTATGGAAGCTTCAAATACCAGGAGAGTACAGCTTATGTGAGTTACAGGGGGGATGTCGTCGCCGAAGCTCCGATTGAAGCTGACACTATTCCTGCTCGAGGGAAACATAATATAAGCACAACTGTGACAATGTTTGCGGATAAGTTGTTATCGGATGATAATTTCAAGAGAGAGTTGCTACAAGGGTCGATCTTGAATTTTACTTCAGCAACAACCTTGCATGGTAAGGTTATCTTGTTCAAGTTGATCAAGGCAAAAGCCACTAGTTCAAGCACTTGTGACATCTCTATCTTTGTCCAAGAGCAGCAAGCTGAGTCCATTTGCAAATCCAAAGTCAGCTTATAA